The following DNA comes from Hordeum vulgare subsp. vulgare chromosome 3H, MorexV3_pseudomolecules_assembly, whole genome shotgun sequence.
GGACCGCGAAAATATCATTTCTTCAGAACCCACAACTGGCGTCTGGCGTCATGGGTGAAGAGCACTCACACGAGTGGCATCACCTTGAAGGTGTTGCGCTACATGGAGACGAGATTGGCTCATACAACGATGCTAGTGAGGCTGTTGTTGATTCAAACGATATGCCTCCTAAGGGTATGAGCGATGCAACCGTCAGAAATGATGGAGATGCAGAAGGCATGTTCGTATCCAACTCAAAAGGTTCCTGCTGGACTAGAAGGTAATCACGTTGATAAGTTCTCTTAGTAATGTATTTTTCTGGCTCGTAGATAATAGCTTGTTTTGGAAACATTTAGCCATCCATCCAAAATGGTCAGAGTACTTGGATGAGGATTgaatatctattattttttagaGTGTGCAACCAGAAAATGCTCTACTCTCTGACAGAACTTACTAAATGCGTGTGCAACATGTTGATGAACTTAGTCAAACCACTGTGCCTACTACGCTATGAACATGTCTGACCGTTTGATGGCGACTCGTGCGAGCTACACTGTACAGAGCCCTCTACATGAGCTGTCACTGTTGATTTAATAGCAATACGGTAGATTGGAAAATGCTTGTCGCTTAAATACATCATATACATGCATGTGTGGCGTTGATCAATAAAATGAGCTACGGCACAGATACCGGCCACCAGGTAGCTCGGCCACCAAACGCCATttccgtatatatatatatataatacttAAATATAAAGATGTGCTACTTTATTAATACATGATCCATCTTTCACTTTCACAtagtgcctaggagcacgtgttgCAACTCACTCTTATTCTGTAGCAGGCTCCTCTTCTCTCCCCTCCATCTTagcataaaaataatattttagatCTTATAATCTGCTTACATaagcttattgtacttgctctaaatgTGTTTCAAATCACATTACATTTAATTTTGACGTGCACAACTTTTTATGCTGCTCCCTCTgatccatattacttgtcgcTCAGACGTATTTCAGTGCTAGATACATCCGTTTGAGTGACAAGTAATATGACTCGGAGGAATTAAGTTTTCTTCACTTACGCCGAATTTTCTCATGTAGTTTAAATCCTAATGACTAAATTAGTATTCTACACAATATTTGGAAACTATATATATCCAATTTCTGCCTTAACTTTAAGGTTGTTCATCAAAGTTCTTGCCTCTGAGCCTGTTTGTAGGGCAGGACAAAAGGCACATTGAAGAAACTTTGCTCATAAAAGTTACTTGTATGAATGAACCATGGAGTTTTGGTAAGGTAcgatttatttcttttctttgttACATGTCCAAATGTTATTTCATTATTTGTCTTCTCTTTTGTACCTatagttatgcatcatgttgagtCCGCAATAACCTGTTGAGGGAAGGTTGGTATTTTGACTGTTTCACCGCATGCTCAATTTTTCTAGCTCATTGATTTTCTTTATCAGTTCCTGAACATTTCCATTTCACACGCCTGCTTTAGCTATTTTCCTTGATATATTTGAGATTCCTCATTTGTTTGTTGGTTTTTGTACATTCAATGGTACTCGTCCAAGATTATAAATGCAATCATGATCAGTACTAAAACGATTGCACATGGATCATTCACTTGCAACTAGCTCACTCACATGATGTTATACCACATACTGACTTAAAAGTTTATATTGGGGGGCATACCAATTTTAATTTGGCTACTAGATTTTGGCCTTTGGTGGTTGGATCCAGTGACGACGGTGCTTGAGTGTTGCTTCCTTTTTGAAGGTGTTGTTGTCCAATAATTTTGTTGTCTTTGTGGTGTCATGAGATGGTTGGTGCGGATATGATCATAGTTGTAGTTTGTCAATCGTTGATATGATCACTTCGACTTTTTTTTCTCCCTTAGGCATAGCTTTGGTCTTATATCACTTTGTTATTTGCTGATGTGTTTTCTATGCATGTGTTGATGTCAATTGCGTGCATCCTAGCTATGCAAAGGTTGGGTGTGTTCATTGTGTTTGTATCCTCTTGATGCTTCATTTTAAGTTAATAAAATccattttttatttaaaaaaagtaCTAACTTAAAGAACCTAAATGATAACGTCTACACGTGTGGCACGAGGCAACATGGTCCACATGTCTTCATAACCATCCATCTTGCCACATCAAATATATGATATCAGCAAAATCATTTTGGTTTTTTGGActtaaaaatgttttatattttaaataaaaaatccaACTAAAAATCCGTTTTCATAATTAAATCTGTCTCGATGAgattttcaaaactagatcccatattgatATGTCTCGACGATCTTTTTTTAGGCCAAAAGTTGCCATGATATTCACACTAAAGTTGCTATGGTGTTTACAATAAAGTTGTCATGACATGTAatttttagtaattcatcatggcaaaTTGAGTGTAtagatcatggcaattttagtaTTTTGACCATGAAAATTCTAGTATTTTATACatggaaaatattttttgtatgaaCCATGATAAATTTTAGTGCATGTATGATGGCAAATTTAAGTAATTCGCGATGGCAATTTAGTTCATGAAAATTTGAGCCATTAACCATGCATCTTTAAAGTAATTGAGGACATATTTGTTTTTAGTTATGAACCATGTCAAAATTATTTCGTGGATCATGGAAAATGTTAGTGATTCATCATGGCAACTTTAGTTTCTTTATTCCTTTTATAAAATGTTAAAatttaatttaaacataaaaaagtAGTTAAAATATACCATGGTAACTTTACTGTAATCATGATGGCAAACTATGTGCAATAAACATGGCAACTTTTTACCCAAAAAAGTTGTGAAACATAtcaatatgagatctagtttttaAGGTCTCGTCACGacggatttaatgatgaaaacaGTTTTTTAACGAAATTTTTATTTAAAAGATAAGACAttttaaaaattgaaaaaaatgaaagatgcatgctaacatcatcagtttcaacactcgtgcatgcatatgatgacatgacacaatttattttatttttttgaaacggaggcaAAGATTGCCTCATCTATTTAATAAGCAAAAGAGAATTGCCCAGTTAATCACGGAAAACTGGGCAAAAACCGATACAACAAGGGTCTAGCCCACTCCCATAGACTGACACACTCAGGTCAAAGCCCACCCTTATCGACGACACGTCGACCTACAGCCAAACAACGCAGCTCCGACTCTGACGAAGAACTTTGTAGGACCAAACCAGGCACGGCTGGCGCCACGAAGGATCGCCGAACGGGCTATCTGCAGCCAGTCATCGTATACCGCAGGCCCCTCCGCCGCAGCTTCGACTCCATAGCAACAAACAAACCGAGGCAAAACCATGGACACGCCGAAGAAGAGCCGACTACCGCAACCATTGCCGCGTTGCCGACATTGCTCCCACCCTCATCGTTGCCACAGAAGTCTGGAAGCCGCACCCGCCACCAACCGCCGTCCACCGGTCCCGCTCACCGACGCCAAGCTCCCAAAACGAAGCCCTCAAGAGGGAATACGACACCAATGCGTCATCATCGTTCGGTCACAGATCAAGGTTTCCCCCGGAGAGACCGAAATGGCCAGATCCGCGCATGAGGGATGAGAGAACAAGCAACGATGCCTCCAAGAAGGTCAACGACGGCCACAGCCGTCGCCATCGCTGGTCAGGGCACGAGGCCAAGACATGGTTTTCACCAAGCTCCACACAACCTAAACCACACATCATCCTGCATTGACGTCAGTAAGCCCTCCAAACACGACCACCATCGAAGTTGCCCATGCCCGCCGCCGCCACGGCCCCAACAGACCGCGCCAGATCCGCGCGCGCAAGCGGTCCGCCAGACCCCGCGCCTGCACCAAGCCCGTGGCGCCTCCTGCGGCCGCCGCATCCTCCTGCGCCAGCTCAACGCTACCGCTGTGCCCCAGCTCCTCCCCTTGCCGCGCCGGCAGCACATCACCTCCCCTCTGCCGCCACACCTCCCGAGCCCCATGCACCACCGCCGAACACGGCCGCGCCGCAGAGGGCGCCAGATCCGCCATGCACGCCATAGCACGCGCCCGCATCTAGCGCCGCCAAGCCACTGCCGCCCGCCTCCACAGCGGGCCGACATGACACAATTTATGACCATGGAACATGTGATCGGATGTTACTCCCATCATATGTGTGATGGTTATCGGCATCCTTAATTTTGAACCACTAGGGGAGATGTGAATGTTTTCCGTTGTGTGCCAGTTTGTGTGTTTGGGCCACTAGAAGGCCAAAAAGGTCGTTCCCCACCGACCCGCAATTTCTTTAGGCGCTAAACCCAACATTAACACAATCTATGCAGAGTAAAAAAGAATTTCCCTCAAAAACAGAATGCAGATGATCTCTCTAGGATGTGCTAAACCAAACATTAGGGCCTctttgatttgaaggattttGAAAACGCaggaaaacaggaaaaatagaGGGTTGGATGGCATGTCtatttgaaccctataggattaGGAAGGAGTGTTTGATGTCACAggaaaaaacaaaggaattgtAAAAAGAGGTTGGAGTGGATGTTTGATTTCCTATGAAATGTAGTACAAAAGATTCCAtaggaaaaattcctattggatccaatcctatgaatcaaaggaCCAATGTAGAAAAATTTTCTAAGGATTTCAATCCTCCAAAAATCCTATAGAATTCCTTTGAATCAAAGGAGCCCTAGATTTTCCTACAATGCAACGAATGGGAGGGGAGACTAGACGGCAATGAAAGTGCGCCACCGAAAAAGGATCCACACAGATATGAGCTGCCTGCACGCATGTCCCAATCAGTTAGACACTGAGATCTATCACTGATCACTTTTGATTACCATTCTCTTAACACCTAATTACTACGGTTTCGTTCACACAACCTCATCTAACCTTCAAATAGCACCCCATTTAGGAACGTCCTACATATACACATGAACAGCTAGCTGATAGCTTCCCTGTCAGACACATGCGCACACTCACACCGAGAGAGAAAGGCAGAGGACATGGGGAGGAAGCCATGCTGCTCCAAGGAGGGCCTGAACAGAGGAGCGTGGACGGCAATGGAGGACGACATCCTGGTCTCCTACATCAACGAGCATGGCGAGGGCAAGTGGGGCAGCCTCCCTAAACGAGCTGGTAAGTTACCCACACCATCGTCTCCAATCTTTGCTCATACCCCGACATTACATCAACACATTTGTGGATTACGCCTGCGATTTGCTCCAAGTTGGTACGATCTCTCCCCCAAACTCTTTCTAGCCAAGTAGCCGTTGCAACTTGCAACTGAAACAGAGTGTATGTGTGAGATTAAACAAGGAATgcggcaagagagagagagagagagagatcagtaGTTTAGCATAGCTCCAGATGGTCATGTTGACGGCGTGTGAGATGTTGTGTGCAGGGCTGAATAGGTGCGGGAAGAGCTGCCGGCTGCGGTGGCTCAACTACCTCCGGCCGGGGATCAAGAGAGGCAACAtctccgacgacgaggaggagctcATCGTCAGGCTCCACAGGTTGCTAGGCAACAGGTGCACATTCATGTTGTTTCCTTCCATTTGCATCGTGTTGTGTAAATGATCAAGCATTGTATTGCCGTTTGCTTACACCTAAACTTGCATCTACATGCATGCATATTCCTATAATATAATAAAATGAAGAAAGATGGATACACAGCAGTGACAAACAAGTTTACCTTCAGTTGTGGAGGAGCATTAGTATCAATTAGTAACAGTTGTTTGACAAAAATGATTAATAAACACCAATATTAATGGTATGCTTTGCTAACCCTTCCGTTGGAGTTTCCCTTTCATTTTCCCTACATGGAAGACAGAGATGTATGATCACACAAAGCAGGCCAACGCCTAAATGAATCTAGGGTCCAGCTATCATGATCACATGTACACACCTACTATATATCCATAACAGTCAGCAATCAGCATGCATGTTTCCCAATTCAGCCGTGCCTGAAGAAAAGAACAAACTCTTGCTGACAGCCCGAGTGCGTGTCCCCTAGCCCCAAGAGGTTACAGAGTTATTCGGTCAGCAAAGTTGAtgatgacatgcatgcatgcacaaccactctaatCTTACATCATAACCTGAAAAGCTTCCATTGAGGTCTAGAACGAAAGGCCACTCACCCTCCCAGATGTGGCACTGCATGCAAAAGCTGCAGCAAACCTTGTCAGGCGCAAGTAAATATTTTGGCCAGCATTGTAGAATTCGCTTCTGCTAATCAATTGCAGGTGTTGGCTAACTAATACAGGGTCAGCATTGTAGTAATATATAACTACTAACAACAGTTGGCGTGGGCTGTGGCAGGTGGTCGCTGATCGCGGGGCGGCTGCCGGGGCGAACAGACAATGAGATCAAGAACTACTGGAACACCACCCTGAGCAAGAGGAACCAGCAGCAGCCCCACCCCCACGGCGCCGGCTGCTCGAGCCACCCGCAGGCcaagccgccgccgtcgccgccgccggaggGCGCGGGCAGCAGCCCGATACGGACCAAGGCGCTGCGGTGCACCACCGCGGTGGTGGCGGCAGAAGCAGAGGGTTTTGGCGAGCACGGCCGGGCGGCGCCGGAGGAGGATCTGCTGGGGGACTGCCTGTCGATCGGGTCCATCGACCTCGATCTGGAGGGCGTCGAGCTGGGCTTCATGATGAGCCCGTGGAACGTCGATGGCGTGGGCGGTCAGTGTTTCGGTGCTCCCGGGGCTGAGGCTGGCGGTCTTGAGGAGCTGCTCGGACTGGGCGTGCCCG
Coding sequences within:
- the LOC123440872 gene encoding transcription factor MYB1-like isoform X1, whose translation is MGRKPCCSKEGLNRGAWTAMEDDILVSYINEHGEGKWGSLPKRAGLNRCGKSCRLRWLNYLRPGIKRGNISDDEEELIVRLHRLLGNRWSLIAGRLPGRTDNEIKNYWNTTLSKRNQQQPHPHGAGCSSHPQAKPPPSPPPEGAGSSPIRTKALRCTTAVVAAEAEGFGEHGRAAPEEDLLGDCLSIGSIDLDLEGVELGFMMSPWNVDGVGGQCFGAPGAEAGGLEELLGLGVPGGDGDGHGHGGLGDLELPWL
- the LOC123440872 gene encoding transcription factor MYB1-like isoform X2 codes for the protein MGRKPCCSKEGLNRGAWTAMEDDILVSYINEHGEGKWGSLPKRAGLNRCGKSCRLRWLNYLRPGIKRGNISDDEEELIVRLHRWSLIAGRLPGRTDNEIKNYWNTTLSKRNQQQPHPHGAGCSSHPQAKPPPSPPPEGAGSSPIRTKALRCTTAVVAAEAEGFGEHGRAAPEEDLLGDCLSIGSIDLDLEGVELGFMMSPWNVDGVGGQCFGAPGAEAGGLEELLGLGVPGGDGDGHGHGGLGDLELPWL